A single genomic interval of Nocardioides nitrophenolicus harbors:
- a CDS encoding cytochrome P450, which produces MFDVFDPALVADPYPALARLRSRAPVHRVAGTDVHLVSSWALVQEVLAAPETYSSHLRSVLLRRPDGSTTTLPMDGGGAVEQVLATADAPSHQVHRSAVLGTIGRRIRALEEPVTGQVDRLWASSFSGASGDWAADLADRLPLVLVAELIGLPAEDVPDLLRWAYDSTEMLGGWLAEGRLDATVRASLDLHRYLSERFDAALDRPGDDLMGELALRVRLGELAPETAVLVLLQLVGAGGESTAGLLGTAAHRLATDRCLQNLLRGQPDLVDAFLDECLRLESPFRGHYRHVTRETRLGGVDLPAGGTLLLLWGAANRDPERFEEPDQLDLGRSGVRQHLAFGRGIHFCVGSALARLEATVAVRALLTRTRSFRLDGPEEEAAAWVPSILVRRLSRLRLALES; this is translated from the coding sequence ATGTTCGACGTCTTCGACCCGGCCCTGGTCGCCGACCCGTACCCCGCGCTGGCCCGGCTGCGGTCCCGCGCACCCGTGCACCGGGTCGCGGGGACCGACGTCCACCTGGTGTCGTCGTGGGCGCTGGTCCAGGAGGTGCTGGCGGCGCCGGAGACCTACTCGTCGCACCTGCGCTCGGTCCTGCTCCGTCGGCCGGACGGGAGCACCACCACCCTGCCGATGGACGGCGGCGGCGCGGTGGAGCAGGTGCTGGCGACCGCGGACGCCCCGAGCCACCAGGTGCACCGCTCGGCGGTGCTCGGCACCATCGGCCGCCGGATCCGCGCGCTCGAGGAGCCGGTCACCGGGCAGGTCGACCGACTGTGGGCGTCCTCGTTCTCGGGGGCGAGCGGCGACTGGGCGGCGGACCTGGCCGACCGCCTCCCGCTCGTGCTCGTCGCCGAGCTGATCGGGCTGCCGGCCGAGGACGTCCCGGACCTGCTGCGGTGGGCCTACGACAGCACCGAGATGCTCGGCGGCTGGCTCGCCGAGGGCCGGCTCGACGCGACGGTGCGCGCCTCGCTGGACCTGCACCGCTACCTGTCCGAGCGGTTCGACGCGGCTCTCGACCGGCCGGGAGACGACCTGATGGGCGAGCTGGCGCTCCGCGTCCGGCTCGGGGAGCTCGCGCCCGAGACGGCAGTGCTGGTGCTGCTCCAGCTGGTGGGTGCCGGCGGCGAGTCGACGGCCGGCCTGCTCGGGACGGCTGCCCATCGGCTCGCCACGGATCGCTGCCTGCAGAACCTGCTGCGCGGGCAGCCGGACCTGGTGGACGCCTTCCTCGACGAGTGCCTGCGCCTCGAGTCGCCCTTCCGGGGCCACTACCGGCACGTCACCCGCGAGACCAGGCTCGGCGGGGTCGACCTGCCCGCGGGCGGCACCCTGCTGCTGCTCTGGGGCGCCGCCAACCGGGATCCGGAGCGGTTCGAGGAGCCGGACCAGCTCGACCTCGGCCGCAGCGGCGTACGCCAGCACCTGGCCTTCGGGCGCGGCATCCACTTCTGCGTCGGCTCGGCTCTCGCCCGGTTGGAAGCGACCGTCGCGGTCCGCGCGCTGCTCACCCGGACCCGGTCCTTCCGGCTCGACGGCCCCGAGGAGGAGGCCGCCGCCTGGGTACCGAGCATCCTCGTCCGTCGGCTCTCCCGGCTCCGGCTCGCCCTGGAGTCCTAG
- a CDS encoding TetR/AcrR family transcriptional regulator, whose translation MPTTDWLLADGRRASAVGRIHRAARELFLERGIERTTADAVARRAGCSRATFYRLVGSRAALVDALLAAGGAAVVARVEEATAGLDGADRATEAVVTAAAAIRADRVLTAWLRDRGSLDDVLGGPQGSAAIARSLTGIVGAGDRDGEWIVRSVLALVAMPGRDADAERELVARYVVPPLGLTPG comes from the coding sequence ATGCCGACCACCGACTGGCTGCTCGCCGACGGCCGCCGCGCGAGCGCCGTAGGACGCATCCACCGCGCCGCCCGCGAGCTCTTCCTCGAGCGCGGCATCGAACGCACCACCGCCGACGCCGTCGCCCGGCGCGCCGGCTGCTCCCGGGCGACCTTCTACCGCCTCGTCGGCAGCCGGGCCGCGCTGGTCGACGCACTGCTCGCCGCGGGCGGGGCGGCCGTGGTCGCCCGGGTCGAGGAGGCGACCGCGGGTCTCGACGGCGCCGACCGGGCGACGGAGGCCGTCGTCACGGCTGCCGCGGCGATCCGCGCGGACCGGGTGCTGACCGCGTGGCTCCGGGACCGCGGCAGTCTCGACGACGTGCTCGGCGGCCCACAGGGCAGCGCCGCGATCGCCCGCTCGCTCACGGGGATCGTCGGCGCGGGCGACCGCGACGGGGAGTGGATCGTCCGGTCGGTGCTGGCGCTCGTGGCGATGCCGGGGCGGGACGCCGACGCCGAGCGGGAGCTGGTGGCGAGATATGTCGTCCCGCCGCTCGGGCTCACCCCCGGCTGA
- a CDS encoding DUF7168 domain-containing protein, producing the protein MPDTPDVYAAEDLYAGWLDEASRAPGRPLRIQVGSAVQSFEPETEPRFTDPAHVQEFVDRVLAHLVATGSAYDDGAGRDLASVPVLVRARRGHTRAHYEYDELPARGVIAIPPREVGGAWSLRAAVVLHELAHHLAGPVGHGPEFRTTQLRLLEDVGMPVLADLLHTAYRLHGLDTGVDGEDRTLLRIGRLLRQAERTSNAAEREAFFAKAQSLATRHQIALAVARATAGAEERREEPTWETVLIGETGKRSLARYVRLILEIARANDVRVAIYTSNTRVTLYGFPSDIAVVQALYATLVTQMVADGDAHLRSGAHKADQREVWNARRRRWELKPVHGSTARAAFYEAWADHVGERLAGARAAARAAAVAADAPVVDGPTSTELAIRAREVEVVDYFGRMQRDHGIRGTWKGAAHAGHAAPGSRDAGTRAAARASLGTERAISRG; encoded by the coding sequence ATGCCCGACACCCCCGACGTCTACGCCGCCGAGGACCTGTACGCCGGCTGGCTCGACGAGGCGTCCCGTGCCCCTGGCCGGCCGCTGCGGATCCAGGTCGGGTCGGCGGTGCAGTCCTTCGAGCCCGAGACCGAGCCGCGGTTCACCGACCCGGCCCACGTCCAGGAGTTCGTCGACCGGGTGCTGGCCCACCTGGTCGCGACCGGCAGCGCCTACGACGACGGCGCGGGCCGCGACCTGGCCTCGGTGCCGGTCCTGGTCCGGGCCCGGCGGGGCCACACCCGCGCCCACTACGAGTACGACGAGCTCCCGGCCCGCGGGGTGATCGCGATCCCGCCGCGCGAGGTCGGCGGCGCCTGGTCGCTGCGCGCGGCGGTGGTGCTCCACGAGCTCGCCCACCACCTGGCCGGCCCGGTCGGCCACGGACCGGAGTTCCGCACGACCCAGCTCCGGCTGCTCGAGGACGTCGGCATGCCCGTGCTGGCCGACCTGCTCCACACCGCCTACCGGCTCCACGGACTCGACACCGGCGTCGACGGCGAGGACCGCACCCTGCTGCGGATCGGCCGGCTGCTGCGGCAGGCGGAGCGCACGTCCAACGCCGCCGAGCGCGAGGCCTTCTTCGCCAAGGCCCAGTCCCTCGCCACCCGCCACCAGATCGCGCTGGCCGTCGCCCGGGCCACGGCCGGGGCCGAGGAGAGGCGCGAGGAGCCCACCTGGGAGACGGTGCTCATCGGCGAGACCGGCAAGCGCTCCCTGGCCCGCTACGTCCGGCTGATCCTGGAGATCGCGCGCGCCAACGACGTCCGGGTGGCGATCTACACCAGCAACACCCGGGTCACGCTCTACGGCTTCCCCTCCGACATCGCGGTCGTCCAGGCGCTCTACGCCACGCTGGTGACCCAGATGGTCGCCGACGGCGACGCCCACCTGCGCTCGGGCGCCCACAAGGCCGACCAGCGCGAGGTCTGGAACGCCCGCCGCCGGCGGTGGGAGCTCAAGCCGGTGCACGGCTCGACCGCCCGGGCGGCGTTCTACGAGGCCTGGGCCGACCACGTCGGCGAGCGGCTCGCCGGGGCCCGCGCGGCGGCCCGCGCCGCCGCGGTGGCCGCCGACGCCCCGGTGGTCGACGGGCCGACGTCGACGGAGCTCGCGATCCGGGCCCGGGAGGTCGAGGTGGTCGACTACTTCGGCCGGATGCAGCGCGACCACGGCATCCGCGGCACCTGGAAGGGCGCGGCGCACGCCGGGCACGCCGCGCCCGGCTCCCGCGACGCCGGCACCCGCGCCGCCGCGCGGGCGAGCCTCGGCACCGAGCGGGCGATCAGCCGGGGGTGA
- a CDS encoding CDP-glycerol glycerophosphotransferase family protein: MQKPHVIAYFADDPTRVYQLLQWIPVLERLDDTHPVGILTRDQRTREVVEERTSLPVHFAPGFADLAATYDGLDAKVVLYCNNSMLNFNSLLDGRMLHVHINHGESDKQSMVSNNAKAYDRVFVAGEAAVQRHRAALMELDEHRLVRIGRPQLDLRPAPLLPASERRTVLYAPTWEGDADYNDYTSVDVFGVQIVRSVLAVPNVRLVYKPHPKVTTSLTPAIREAHQAILELVERAAEREPEAGHAAIWQGDILAVFPGCDAMVTDVSSVGLDWLYLQTDKPILITDRHHDAERLRQEVPVSRCADVIDTDDLPGLTELLADRLDHDEHRIARAAMRHHYFDDNGVGDSTVRFVEAVTELVELRDRLRGELATGVEGTVGAA; the protein is encoded by the coding sequence GTGCAGAAGCCTCACGTCATCGCCTACTTCGCCGACGACCCGACCCGGGTCTACCAGCTCCTCCAGTGGATCCCGGTGCTGGAACGGCTCGATGACACCCATCCCGTGGGCATCCTGACTCGCGATCAGCGCACCCGCGAGGTCGTCGAGGAGCGCACCTCGCTGCCGGTGCACTTCGCGCCGGGCTTCGCCGACCTCGCGGCGACGTACGACGGGCTGGACGCCAAGGTCGTCCTCTACTGCAACAACTCGATGCTCAACTTCAACTCGCTGCTCGACGGCCGGATGCTGCACGTGCACATCAACCACGGCGAGAGCGACAAGCAGTCGATGGTGTCCAACAACGCGAAGGCCTACGACCGGGTGTTCGTGGCCGGCGAGGCGGCCGTCCAGCGGCACCGCGCGGCGCTGATGGAGCTCGACGAGCACCGCCTGGTGCGGATCGGGCGTCCCCAGCTCGACCTGCGCCCCGCTCCCCTGCTGCCGGCGAGCGAGCGGCGCACGGTCCTCTACGCGCCCACCTGGGAGGGCGACGCCGACTACAACGACTACACCTCGGTCGACGTGTTCGGCGTGCAGATCGTGCGCTCGGTCCTGGCGGTCCCGAACGTGCGGCTGGTCTACAAGCCGCACCCGAAGGTCACCACCAGCCTGACTCCCGCGATCCGGGAGGCGCACCAGGCGATCCTGGAGCTGGTCGAGCGGGCCGCCGAGCGCGAGCCCGAGGCCGGGCACGCCGCGATCTGGCAGGGCGACATCCTCGCGGTCTTCCCGGGCTGCGACGCGATGGTCACCGACGTCTCCTCGGTCGGCCTGGACTGGCTCTACCTCCAGACCGACAAGCCGATCCTGATCACCGACCGGCACCACGACGCCGAGCGACTGCGCCAGGAGGTCCCGGTCAGCCGGTGTGCCGACGTCATCGACACCGACGACCTGCCCGGCCTGACCGAGCTCCTCGCCGACCGCCTCGACCACGACGAGCACCGCATCGCCCGGGCCGCGATGAGGCACCACTACTTCGACGACAACGGGGTCGGCGACAGCACGGTGCGCTTCGTGGAGGCGGTCACCGAGCTGGTCGAGCTGCGCGACCGGCTGCGGGGCGAGCTGGCGACGGGTGTCGAGGGAACTGTCGGGGCTGCCTGA
- a CDS encoding acyltransferase, with product MLDLRRPLRRLLNRSVHAAWRWAEHVGDVAPGTALADDFGSFGPGACLAFPLSDVVNARAIHVGRDTLIGKYATLSVGYGPTQEVLPERGLVIGERCVLGARITITAHESIEIGDDVWFGQDVFVSDASHGYADPTVPVGLQFGAHQPISIGSGTWVGHGAMILPGTTIGRNVVVAAGSVVRGEVPDHAVVGGVPARLIRRLDADGGWSRVRDDAPTLTS from the coding sequence GTGCTCGATCTCCGGCGCCCGCTCCGCCGCCTCCTCAACCGCTCCGTGCATGCCGCCTGGCGCTGGGCCGAGCACGTCGGCGACGTGGCGCCCGGCACCGCGCTGGCCGACGACTTCGGGAGCTTCGGGCCGGGAGCGTGCCTGGCCTTCCCGCTGTCCGACGTCGTCAACGCGCGCGCGATCCACGTCGGCCGCGACACCCTGATCGGCAAGTACGCCACGCTCTCGGTGGGCTACGGGCCCACCCAGGAGGTGCTGCCGGAGCGTGGCCTGGTGATCGGCGAGCGGTGCGTGCTGGGTGCGCGGATCACGATCACGGCCCACGAGTCGATCGAGATCGGCGACGACGTCTGGTTCGGGCAGGACGTGTTCGTCTCCGACGCCAGCCACGGCTACGCGGACCCGACGGTCCCCGTCGGCCTCCAGTTCGGCGCGCACCAGCCGATCTCGATCGGCTCCGGCACCTGGGTCGGCCACGGCGCGATGATCCTTCCCGGTACGACGATCGGCCGCAACGTCGTCGTCGCGGCGGGCTCGGTGGTCCGCGGCGAGGTGCCCGACCACGCCGTGGTGGGCGGGGTCCCGGCCCGGCTGATCCGTCGCCTCGACGCCGACGGCGGCTGGTCCCGGGTGCGCGACGACGCGCCTACGCTGACCTCATGA
- a CDS encoding acetoacetate--CoA ligase — MSRIEELARFVGIDGDYDDLWAWSVRDLDGFWSAVARHLGFDLPGPVLAEERMPGAVWFPEARVSYPAAVLGGRPDDEVAVVGASEDPAATVELTWGELRRRTASLAATLRGLGVGEGDRVVGFLPNTPDTIVAFLATASLGAVWSVCGMDYAGSAARSRFEQLDPVVLVHASSYVHGQRVHDRGDVVAELRAALPTLRAVLEVGTPAWEEALGADVAFEPVSVAFDHPLWVLFSSGTTGRPKGIVHGHGGALLEQAKVAAYHFDLGPGERLLWFTTPSWMMWNFVVGALLTGAGVVTYDGSPTYPATDGLWALAARHRVSVAGMSPGYIAACQKDRVGPRGHDLTALRQVGVSGSAFPATSQEALQAELGPEVRIGSISGGTDVVSAFVGPAPTLPVWPGELSRPCLGVALDAYDEAGQPVRGEVGELVVTRPIPSMPLYFWADPDGSRYREAYFDVYPGVWRHGDWITITDHGSVVIHGRSDATLNRNGVRMGSADIYEPVEALPEVREALVIGLEEPDGGYWMPLFVVLADGVVLDEALAARIREAVRTQASPRHVPDVVLAAPGVPHTRTGKKLEVPVKKVLAGQDLGGSYDPGSVDDPELIDWYRTVGRSRRTR; from the coding sequence ATGAGCCGGATCGAGGAGCTTGCGCGCTTCGTCGGCATCGACGGCGACTACGACGACCTGTGGGCCTGGTCGGTCCGCGACCTCGACGGCTTCTGGTCCGCGGTGGCCCGCCACCTCGGCTTCGACCTGCCCGGACCGGTCCTCGCCGAGGAGCGGATGCCCGGTGCGGTCTGGTTCCCCGAGGCGCGGGTCAGCTACCCGGCGGCGGTGCTCGGCGGGCGCCCGGACGACGAGGTCGCGGTCGTCGGCGCGAGCGAGGACCCGGCCGCGACGGTCGAGCTCACCTGGGGCGAGCTGCGCCGGCGCACGGCGAGCCTGGCCGCGACCCTGCGCGGGCTCGGCGTCGGGGAGGGCGACCGGGTGGTCGGCTTCCTGCCCAACACCCCCGACACGATCGTGGCCTTCCTCGCCACCGCCAGCCTGGGCGCGGTCTGGTCGGTGTGCGGCATGGACTACGCCGGCTCGGCCGCGCGCTCCCGCTTCGAGCAGCTCGACCCGGTCGTCCTGGTCCACGCGTCGTCCTACGTCCACGGCCAGCGGGTCCACGACCGCGGTGACGTCGTCGCCGAGCTGCGGGCCGCGCTGCCCACGCTGCGCGCGGTCCTCGAGGTCGGCACGCCGGCCTGGGAGGAGGCGCTGGGCGCCGACGTCGCCTTCGAGCCGGTGTCGGTTGCCTTCGACCACCCGCTGTGGGTGCTGTTCTCCTCGGGCACGACCGGCCGGCCGAAGGGAATCGTCCACGGCCATGGCGGTGCGCTGCTCGAGCAGGCCAAGGTGGCGGCGTACCACTTCGACCTCGGGCCCGGCGAGCGCCTGCTCTGGTTCACCACGCCCTCGTGGATGATGTGGAACTTCGTGGTCGGCGCCCTGCTCACCGGCGCCGGCGTGGTCACCTACGACGGCAGCCCGACGTACCCCGCGACCGACGGCCTGTGGGCCCTCGCCGCGCGGCACCGGGTCAGCGTGGCCGGGATGAGCCCCGGCTACATCGCCGCCTGCCAGAAGGACCGGGTCGGGCCGCGCGGGCACGACCTGACGGCCCTGCGCCAGGTCGGCGTGTCCGGGTCCGCCTTCCCGGCGACCAGCCAGGAGGCACTGCAGGCCGAGCTCGGCCCCGAGGTGCGGATCGGGTCGATCAGCGGCGGCACCGACGTGGTCAGCGCCTTCGTCGGTCCGGCCCCGACCCTTCCGGTGTGGCCCGGCGAGCTGTCCCGGCCCTGTCTCGGCGTAGCCCTGGACGCCTACGACGAGGCGGGGCAGCCGGTGCGCGGCGAGGTCGGCGAGCTGGTCGTGACCCGGCCGATTCCCTCGATGCCGCTGTACTTCTGGGCCGACCCCGACGGCAGCCGCTACCGCGAGGCCTACTTCGACGTCTATCCCGGGGTGTGGCGCCACGGCGACTGGATCACCATCACCGACCACGGCTCGGTCGTCATCCACGGCCGCTCCGACGCCACCCTCAACCGCAACGGCGTCCGGATGGGCAGCGCCGACATCTACGAGCCCGTCGAGGCCCTGCCCGAGGTGCGCGAGGCGCTGGTGATCGGCCTGGAGGAGCCGGACGGCGGCTACTGGATGCCACTGTTCGTCGTGCTCGCCGACGGCGTCGTGCTCGACGAGGCCCTGGCCGCGCGGATCCGGGAGGCGGTGCGCACCCAGGCCTCGCCGCGGCACGTGCCGGACGTCGTGCTCGCCGCGCCGGGCGTCCCGCACACCCGCACCGGCAAGAAGCTGGAGGTGCCGGTGAAGAAGGTGCTGGCGGGTCAGGACCTCGGCGGCTCCTACGATCCCGGTAGTGTGGACGACCCAGAGCTGATCGACTGGTACCGAACCGTGGGCAGGAGCCGCAGAACCCGATGA
- a CDS encoding hemolysin family protein has protein sequence MTAWLLLGLAILLVLACGLFVAAEFAFVTVDRGQVDRAAAEGDVSAIGLQKALRSLSTQLSGAQVGITITNLAIGFLAEPAIAELLRGPLESAGVAESAVRPVGVALGLTLSTLLTMLIGELVPKNVAIALPLTTARLTQRPMRAFTAVCRGPIRVLNGSANAIVRRLGVEPQEELRSARSSTELASLIQHSADEGTLDADTAELMERSVEFGTRTAGEIMTPRVRTRSLDANDRASAVIALARESGNSRFPVLDDTDAVVGTVHVKNAVALPLHERATTKVKHLMAKPILVPDSLRLDPLLALLRADGFQMAIVLDEYGDHAGIVTLEDVIEEIVGDIADEHDRLGSRGRLRRDGTWSLSGLLRPDEVEDLTEIELPESEDYDTVAGLVLKVLGRIPQPGDAAVVPLPSSGEDDDEPLRHAVLTVDHMDGLRIDRLSLRVEEVTPTDG, from the coding sequence ATGACCGCCTGGCTACTGCTGGGACTCGCCATCCTCCTCGTGCTCGCGTGCGGCCTGTTCGTCGCGGCCGAGTTCGCCTTCGTCACCGTCGACCGCGGCCAGGTCGACCGGGCGGCCGCCGAGGGCGACGTGTCGGCCATCGGGCTGCAGAAGGCGCTGCGATCCCTGTCGACCCAGCTCTCCGGAGCCCAGGTCGGCATCACCATCACCAACCTGGCCATCGGCTTCCTCGCCGAACCCGCGATAGCCGAGCTGCTGCGCGGCCCGCTGGAGTCCGCGGGCGTCGCGGAGAGTGCGGTCCGCCCGGTCGGCGTGGCGCTCGGACTCACCCTGAGCACCCTGCTGACCATGCTGATCGGCGAGCTGGTGCCCAAGAACGTCGCCATCGCGCTGCCGCTCACCACCGCACGGCTCACCCAGCGCCCGATGCGCGCCTTCACCGCGGTGTGCCGCGGCCCGATCAGGGTGCTCAACGGCAGCGCCAACGCCATCGTGCGCCGCCTCGGCGTCGAGCCGCAGGAGGAGCTCCGGTCCGCGCGCAGCTCCACCGAGCTGGCCTCCCTCATCCAGCACTCCGCCGACGAGGGCACCCTCGACGCCGACACCGCGGAGCTGATGGAGCGCTCGGTCGAGTTCGGCACCCGCACCGCCGGCGAGATCATGACCCCGCGGGTGCGGACCCGCTCGCTCGACGCCAACGACCGGGCGAGCGCGGTGATCGCCCTGGCCCGCGAGTCGGGCAACTCCCGGTTCCCCGTCCTCGACGACACCGACGCCGTGGTCGGCACCGTCCACGTCAAGAACGCCGTCGCGCTGCCGCTCCACGAGCGGGCGACCACCAAGGTCAAGCACCTGATGGCCAAGCCGATCCTGGTGCCCGACTCGCTGCGCCTCGACCCGCTGCTCGCGCTGCTGCGGGCCGACGGCTTCCAGATGGCCATCGTCCTCGACGAGTACGGCGACCACGCCGGCATCGTCACCCTGGAGGACGTCATCGAGGAGATCGTCGGCGACATCGCCGACGAGCACGACCGGCTCGGCAGCCGCGGCCGGCTGCGCCGCGACGGCACCTGGTCGCTCTCCGGCCTGCTGCGGCCCGACGAGGTCGAGGACCTCACCGAGATCGAGCTCCCCGAGAGCGAGGACTACGACACCGTCGCCGGGCTGGTGCTCAAGGTGCTCGGGCGGATCCCGCAGCCGGGCGACGCGGCCGTCGTACCGCTCCCGTCGAGCGGGGAGGACGACGACGAGCCGCTGCGCCACGCCGTGCTCACCGTCGACCACATGGACGGCCTGCGCATCGACCGGCTCTCCCTGCGCGTCGAGGAGGTGACCCCGACCGATGGGTGA
- a CDS encoding hemolysin family protein codes for MGDLAGVLLAVFLLAANAFFVGAEFALISARRSQIEPRAQAGSRMARITLTAMERVSEMMAGAQLGITICSLGLGAVGEPALAHLIEPVFHELHVPDEWLHPVAFVIAMTIVVFLHVVLGEMVPKNIAIAGPDRAALILGPPMLGIVTVLRPIIASVNAIANGILRLLRIEPKDEIGSTFTREEVAALVEESHGEGLLAEDEYDRLSGALGFTEKTVAEVTMPPGSLATVVRGSTGADVEALCAATGFSRFPVRAAGEELDLLGYLHIKDVLEPDEERRERPVADRWIRPFATVTGDTLLHDALEVLQRRGAHMARVVDPDGTTLGVAALEDVIEELVGEIRDAAHSEESSS; via the coding sequence ATGGGTGACCTCGCCGGAGTCCTGCTGGCCGTCTTCCTGCTGGCCGCCAACGCCTTCTTCGTGGGTGCGGAGTTCGCGCTCATCTCGGCCCGGCGCAGCCAGATCGAGCCGCGCGCCCAGGCCGGGTCGCGGATGGCCCGGATCACGCTCACCGCGATGGAGCGGGTCTCGGAGATGATGGCCGGCGCCCAGCTCGGCATCACCATCTGCTCGCTCGGCCTCGGTGCCGTCGGCGAGCCGGCCCTGGCCCATCTCATCGAGCCGGTGTTCCACGAGCTGCACGTGCCCGACGAGTGGCTGCACCCGGTCGCGTTCGTGATCGCGATGACGATCGTGGTCTTCCTCCACGTCGTGCTGGGAGAGATGGTCCCCAAGAACATCGCCATCGCCGGCCCCGACCGGGCGGCGCTGATCCTCGGCCCGCCGATGCTCGGCATCGTCACCGTGCTCCGCCCGATCATCGCCTCGGTCAACGCGATCGCCAACGGCATCCTGCGGCTGCTCCGGATCGAGCCCAAGGACGAGATCGGCAGCACCTTCACCCGCGAGGAGGTCGCCGCGCTGGTCGAGGAGTCCCACGGCGAGGGCCTGCTGGCCGAGGACGAGTACGACCGGCTCTCCGGCGCGCTCGGCTTCACCGAGAAGACCGTCGCCGAGGTCACCATGCCGCCCGGTTCGCTGGCCACCGTCGTCCGCGGGTCCACGGGTGCGGACGTCGAGGCCCTGTGCGCGGCCACCGGCTTCAGCCGGTTCCCGGTCCGCGCCGCGGGGGAGGAGCTCGACCTGCTCGGCTACCTCCACATCAAGGACGTGCTCGAGCCCGACGAGGAGCGTCGAGAGCGCCCCGTCGCCGACCGCTGGATCCGGCCGTTCGCGACCGTCACCGGCGACACCCTGCTCCACGACGCGCTGGAGGTGCTCCAACGTCGCGGCGCCCACATGGCGCGGGTGGTCGACCCCGACGGTACGACGCTCGGCGTGGCCGCCCTCGAGGACGTGATCGAGGAGCTGGTCGGCGAGATCCGCGATGCGGCGCACTCCGAGGAGTCATCATCGTGA
- a CDS encoding CDP-alcohol phosphatidyltransferase family protein produces the protein MTVWTLPNLISFLRLLGVPLFLWLVLGPEADVLALVVLMASGVTDFLDGWLARRLDQTSELGKLLDPIADRLYILAVVVGLAMRDIIPWWVALSLPLRDLLLWGLVPLLRTRGYSALPVHFLGKAATFNLLYAFPLLLLGDGEGRVATLAQVFGWAFALWGIGLYWWAGVLYAWQVRRLLATTERPSHA, from the coding sequence GTGACCGTGTGGACGCTGCCGAACCTGATCAGCTTCCTCCGGCTGCTCGGTGTGCCGCTGTTCCTGTGGCTGGTCCTGGGTCCGGAGGCCGACGTGCTCGCGCTCGTCGTGCTGATGGCCTCGGGCGTCACCGACTTCCTCGACGGCTGGCTGGCCCGTCGGCTGGACCAGACCTCCGAGCTCGGCAAGCTGCTCGACCCGATCGCCGACCGGCTCTACATCCTCGCCGTCGTCGTCGGGCTGGCGATGCGCGACATCATCCCCTGGTGGGTGGCCCTCTCGCTGCCGCTGCGCGACCTGCTGCTGTGGGGCCTGGTGCCCCTGCTGCGCACCCGCGGCTACAGCGCGCTGCCGGTCCACTTCCTCGGCAAGGCCGCCACCTTCAACCTCCTCTACGCGTTCCCGCTGCTCCTGCTCGGCGACGGCGAGGGCCGGGTCGCGACCCTGGCGCAGGTCTTCGGCTGGGCGTTCGCGCTGTGGGGGATCGGCCTGTACTGGTGGGCCGGCGTCCTCTATGCCTGGCAGGTGCGCCGGCTGCTCGCGACGACCGAGCGACCGAGCCATGCCTGA
- a CDS encoding DUF881 domain-containing protein produces the protein MPESLDRARTPLLTLITQEALDRDYQVAASKAGPARAETGVRRGYRVGVVVVVGVFAMLVTVAGVQTSQNADVDDASRASLIERIEARRANVRRLQDELAQLRAANAAAEDTLRTLGRRVSDLQSRRIALGGLTGFGPVTGPGVRVTLDNPPYAGPNEQLRDSDLALLVDGLWAAGAEAISINGQRLNSHGGITNVGEAIEVNGMGVAPPFTVLAIGDRKTLASKFAESQAGLRFLSLAQQYGFEQKMDNVDDLHLPAAPGALARLRSAEQKKKKPQGQQGGDAP, from the coding sequence ATGCCTGAGTCGCTCGACCGGGCGCGCACGCCCCTGCTGACGCTGATCACGCAGGAGGCGCTCGACCGCGACTACCAGGTCGCGGCGTCCAAGGCCGGTCCCGCGCGCGCGGAGACAGGCGTCCGCCGCGGCTACCGGGTCGGCGTCGTCGTCGTGGTCGGCGTGTTCGCGATGCTCGTCACGGTCGCCGGCGTGCAGACCTCCCAGAACGCCGACGTCGACGACGCGAGCCGGGCCAGCCTGATCGAGCGGATCGAGGCGCGGCGAGCCAATGTCCGCCGCCTCCAGGACGAGCTGGCCCAGCTGCGGGCGGCCAACGCCGCGGCCGAGGACACGCTGCGCACCCTCGGCCGGCGGGTCAGCGACCTGCAGAGCCGCCGCATCGCGCTCGGCGGCCTCACCGGCTTCGGGCCGGTCACCGGTCCCGGGGTCCGCGTGACGCTCGACAACCCGCCGTACGCCGGTCCCAACGAGCAGCTGCGCGACTCCGACCTCGCCCTCCTCGTCGACGGGCTGTGGGCCGCGGGCGCCGAGGCGATCTCGATCAACGGCCAGCGGCTCAACTCCCACGGCGGGATCACCAACGTCGGCGAGGCGATCGAGGTCAACGGGATGGGCGTGGCCCCGCCGTTCACGGTGCTCGCCATCGGCGACCGCAAGACCCTCGCCTCGAAGTTCGCCGAGAGCCAGGCCGGGCTGCGCTTCTTGAGCCTGGCCCAGCAGTACGGCTTCGAGCAGAAGATGGACAATGTGGACGACCTGCACCTGCCTGCCGCGCCCGGCGCGCTCGCACGGCTACGGTCGGCCGAGCAGAAGAAGAAGAAGCCCCAGGGGCAACAAGGAGGTGACGCGCCGTGA